The genome window ATGCCGTTCATGTCGGGCATGCGCACGTCGAGCAGCACGCAGTCGCCGGCGGCGTCGAAGTTGCCGTCGAGGCTATCGAGAAATTGCTGGGCGCTGGCGTAGCTGCGCGCCTCGATGCTGCGCGAGGCGGCCAGCCAGGACAGCGAGTCGCGTACGACTTCTTCGTCGTCGATGATGTGTAGCATGGTGTCTCCGGCTCGTCGTTATTGGTTATTGGTTAGTGCTTAGTGCGCGGCGCGGCCGGCACGCTGAATGTAAAGATGGTACCGCCAGCGGGGTTGGCGCCGAAGGTCAGTGCGCCGCCGTGAAATTCGATGGCGGTGCGGCAGATGTTCAGGCCCATGCCCATGCCTTCGGACTTGGTCGAGAAAAACGGCGAAAACAGCCGTTCGGCCACATCTTGCGCAATGCCGTGGCCATGGTCGATCACGTCCACCGTCACCATGCCCTGCTGCGCGTCGTGGCTGGCCCGCAGGCGCATGATACGCCGTCCCGGCGCCGCGTCCTGCATGGCCTCGATGGCGTTGCGCGTCAGGTTCAGCAGTACTTGTTCGATCATCACGGGGTCGGCGCGCAGCAGCGGCAGGTCGGCAGGGATTTCTTCCTGGATGGTGACATAGTATTTGCGCGCCTGCAGGTCGATCAGCGCGCGGATGCCGTCGATCAGGGTGCGGATGGCGATATCCTGGCGCTGCGGCTCGCTCTTGCGCACGAAATCGTGCACGCTGCGGATGATCTGGCCGGCCCGCTGCGCTTGCGCGCCGGCCTGCTCCAGCGCCGGCTTCAGGGTGTTCGGATCGACGGGCGCGTCATGCTCGATGGCGCGGCGGATCAAATTCAAGGCGCCCGTCGTGTAGCTGGAGATGGCCGCCAGCGGCTGGTTCAGTTCATGCGCCAGCATCGAAGCCAGCTCGCCCATGGTGGCCAGGCGCGAACTGGTTTGCAGCTTTTCCTGCTGCTGGCGATTCAGTTCCTCGACCCGCTTGCGGTCCGAGATATCGAGCACGGAACCCATCCAGCCTGTCTGCTTGCCATTCTTGTCCACCAGCGGCGCTTCGAAGATCAGCACGGCCACGCGCGTGCCGTCCGGGCGCTGGAAATAGGTTTCGAACTGCGGCGTGGGATTGCCGGCCAGCGCCTTGACGAAGCGCTGCTGGTATTCCTCCAGTGCTTCCGGCACCCAGTAGGGCATGGGCGGCAAACGGCCCAGGATTTCCTCGGCCGGATAGCCGACGATCTGGCAGAACGCGGGATTCACGTACGTGACGCGGCCTTCCAGGTCGCGCGCGCGCATGCCCGTCACCAGCGAGTTTTCCATCGCCGTGCGAAACAGCATCTGCTGGCGCAGCGCCCCTTCGGCCACCAGGCGGCGCGAGATGTGCCGCCACAGGGCCAGCAAGCTCCACAGCAAACCCAGCGACAGGGCGATGACGGAGCCGACCAGCAAATTGGGCAGCAG of Janthinobacterium sp. PAMC25594 contains these proteins:
- a CDS encoding PAS domain S-box protein, with the translated sequence MPTPPTLARRVKLSSPMRWLLPVILLLLFLSILFWLPWQARQMESNERQEQLIADTLWVEQTIRFQLARNEESLFNLGVDIASSSLSAEKVHERLQQMLRNGRELQRVLWLDTSGKVLASSDSNLPHALSFSPASLTAADNARRLHRGQYAQPSQQSGFPDAPPGAMLMDYHQPLFDGQRYVGSLVATYQISSLLDEMVPWWFAQDNQISLIDRDDKVLARRAAAGPGHGVYTHKRALDVPGATITLFTDSVKSQPKLLPNLLVGSVIALSLGLLWSLLALWRHISRRLVAEGALRQQMLFRTAMENSLVTGMRARDLEGRVTYVNPAFCQIVGYPAEEILGRLPPMPYWVPEALEEYQQRFVKALAGNPTPQFETYFQRPDGTRVAVLIFEAPLVDKNGKQTGWMGSVLDISDRKRVEELNRQQQEKLQTSSRLATMGELASMLAHELNQPLAAISSYTTGALNLIRRAIEHDAPVDPNTLKPALEQAGAQAQRAGQIIRSVHDFVRKSEPQRQDIAIRTLIDGIRALIDLQARKYYVTIQEEIPADLPLLRADPVMIEQVLLNLTRNAIEAMQDAAPGRRIMRLRASHDAQQGMVTVDVIDHGHGIAQDVAERLFSPFFSTKSEGMGMGLNICRTAIEFHGGALTFGANPAGGTIFTFSVPAAPRTKH